Genomic segment of Drosophila takahashii strain IR98-3 E-12201 chromosome X, DtakHiC1v2, whole genome shotgun sequence:
actttggccagccgaagtttatacctatattcctaaaattatttttagatttatattaaaaatttcaagatTTGTAATTCTATTCTGCATTTTAGGTTGGCTGTGAATAATCTTCAGTATGTGGGCAATGTACTTGGAATAAAAGACCCTATACATAAGCAAAAAATCTCATTAAAGGCTATGGACGTTGTTCTTTTTGGGCCACCGCGAGGTAAGTTAAAGTTATCCGAAATAGATAAtacaacaaataattttaagtaccaaatattaatatattaacttATACTTATCCTTTTATAGAAACTGGTACCCGCTGGAAGGACTACATATTGGTTACCTTGTTGCTTAGCGCTATTATTGGATGTTGGTACGCCTACCAGCAGAACAAGAACGCCAAACGTCATCTGCGTCGAATGGCACAAGATATGGAGGGATTGCAGAGGGCTGAACAAAGTCTACAGGAAATGCAGAAGGTttgtttcaaataaatattaaaattaatatttgtaatacatttttaaatatttttatttatattacagGAACTAGAACGAGCCAGAATGGAGCAGGAAAATGTGGCCACTGAGAAAATGGATTTGGAGAGGCGTCTCAAAGAGGCCCCTACACTCAGTTCATCGAATTCGGATCTGGAAGTACAGCAGCTGAAAAAAGAAATCGAGATGCTGCGCAATGAATTGTCTCGTGCCGAATTCGAGCTGGTTGATAACTGTTGGGCACCACCGCCGCAGCTCCAATCGTGGCTGCAATACACATATGAACTAGAGAGTAAGAATCATCAGAAGAAACGCACATCGGCTGAGAAGCAGCTTCAGTCGGCCAGAGAGGCTTGTGAAAAATTGCGGAAGAAGCGTTCGAGTTTGGTGGGCGCATTCGTTTCCACGCACGGCAAAAGTATTGATGATGTCGATCGATCCATTGTTGAGGCACGAAATGCCCTGGGAGATGTGACAAATGAGTTGCAGGAACGGCTGCATCGCTGGAAGCAAATCGAGACGTGCCTTGGCTTGAACATTGTCAACAACAATGGTCTGTCCTACTTGGAGAATGTTCTATATGGCCGAAATGGAGGCTTACAAAGTTCCATGGGCGTCAGTTCAACAAAGGGGTCCAGAAGTGCGTAttcatatttactttatattatatagaatctcatatttattcattatcTTCCATGGACAGCACGTATTACCAACAGCACCGAAGACCTGGACGATGAGTCTATACAAGGTAAGCTGAATTTTGAGAACTTTTCGCTGCTTGCCACGGAATAAACGGCTTGTGCGCTCAGTCTGTGAGGACAATAAAACCCAGCTCTTCAGTAAAAGCATACTACTTGACGAACTAAATAAAACATAGAACCGCTTATTGAACCCTGAATGAAATCTAAATCTGTTTTACATTAAGATGCTGTATTAATGAAGGTCATATATAACATTATGTGTGTATgatattttaatctttatatttgtaatatatccattttatttttgatgtatACACAATGTCATCTACTTAATTATTTGTCAAAAACAACGAATACTATAAAACCAAACAGTGTTTTGTACGTAACAATGAACTTAATGGTGGTCCACCTAGTGGcagattatttaaataaagaaataaagtattGATGGGGTCAGTTATGATTTGGTTATCGAGACTCGGTGGTCAGGTGGTCCTTCGATCCGATATTTTACATAGCGCACAATGGCAGATCAGCAGATCACGCTAAAAGATCTCTGTCATCGATAATCACCTGTCCACAGGTGCTAAATGGTTGGCTGATGGTACTCACCACAACCCTATTTAattctatttaataaaaaaacgtaTCGATTGCAATCTTTTGAGTtcgcttttcttgttttactgTGACTCATaagaatttccaaaatatttaatttattttttatcttctctATGGATTAGagtattgtttattattttaaaaattttaagagaaaaaatcgattattatCGATAACACATTTTAAAGACGGCATTTTTGTGAGTTaataaaacctttttatttgttctttttttattttttatacgtaattgttttttttaactaaaggccatacatttttaatgtaagTTATCGATTTTAAGTTCAGGGAAATGTGTAATACGATATACCCACTGCGCTTGGTGCTTAGCGGAATGGTTGGGATTTTTAAAGATGTGAAACTCTGATTTTACcgtttacttattttcagctttacaaaatagttataaatttagatttagTGATTTTTTTGCTGGGATCATACATTTCAGGTTCTGTCTATTCTATTTAAATCACCTTGTGCATAcaaatttcctatttttaaaagggaaaatcttttttcttaaagattcTTGGCGCTgcttgtttaattatttgtaagaAAGGTTAAGTAAAGCATTGATAAGATATAATGTATATACATTTGTGTATACTTTTGCCACTAATTTCATACTGCGAATTTCACTGATGCGATAATGCGCCGTTCACGCGGCTGCAGTTGCAACAAGTGCATGAATACCCCAACTAATTatcatttgtttgttttggtcacacttgtcaaaaaaaaaaacttggcgttttgttttcatttataaatttacttaaaaaatagaaataactaAGTAGGCTCGTTGTTACCAAATGCCCCATGCCTTTCGTTTcgctaaaaaaattctaaagacACCGAAACAGTCGAAAGCGGTTAGATCTAAGACGTAGTTACCGGGGATTAAGAAGCGTTTCCCGAATTGACCAGTTTGCTTTTTTAAGCCCAGTCGTCCGGTGTTCATCGTTATGGTATGTATTTAATGTTGTATTCCTAACATAAAGTACGCAAATGTATGATATCTAATGGCCTTTTCAGGATATACAACAACTGGAGGTACTCTGCAAGCAACTTTACGAGGCCACCGACATTAGCATTCGTGCGGAGGCGGAAAAAGCCCTTGTGACCTTCGTCAACAGCCAGGATGCTTTGCCCAAGTGCCAGTTGCTGTTGGACCGGGCCGACTCCAGCTACGCCCAGCTGCTGGCCGCCTCCACGCTCACCAAACTGATCCAGGGACTGAGTCTCGAGCAGCGCATCGACATACGCAGCTATGCCCTCAACTACCTGGCGACGCGGCCCAATCTGCAGCACTTTGTTGTCCAGGCTTTGGTTACTTTGTTGGCCAAGATCACCAAGTTCGGATGGTTCGACACCTTCAAGGGCGAGATGGTGTTCCAGAACCTGCTGGAGGATGTCAAAAAGTTCTTGCAGGTAGAGTTATCTGTACTAAACTGTATACTATACCATATATCATATCATACCATACCCATATCATACCTAACCATACCAAACGATACCATACTATATCATATTGCACTATATCATACAATAtactattttatattatactaTATCATACTATATCTACATTTTAGGGCTCCGTTGAGCACTGTACAATCGGCGTTCAAATTCTATCGCAACTGGTTTGCGAAATGAACTCTATTGTGGAGCTGGACGTCCACTTGTCCTTTtcgaaaaatcgaaaaatagcCACTTCCTACCGGGACCAGCAGCTCTACGACACCTTTCTCCTATCCTGCTCACTGCTGATCACGGCCCGCgaaaatagcaaaaatattaatttcatgGACGAATCGCAACAAGCGTgagttatttttgtttaatgtaTAGCTCTGTATttaccctataaactatataacctaactttttttgttcttaagaTGTTCTTTAactaatttgaaatatattttcctttaCCCCTGTAGGCTAATATCGCACGTGTTGCGTCTAACGAAAAATTGCCTGAGCTTTGACTTTATTGGCAGTTCGACAGATGAGTCCGCGGACGATATGAACAACGTTCAGGTATGTACGCAAATGCAAATAATTCATTTCAATTCTCTATTAAATTGACCTTATACGTAGATACCCACAGCTTGGCGCCCTGCATTCTTAGATTCGAACAcacttaaacttttttttgatttataccaaattttgCCCAATGGTTTAGCTAGCTACTCCATATCCTGCCTGGTACAAATGACATCTGTGCGTCGGTCTCTTTTTAGTAATTCGGAGAGAACGAAATTTCTAACGCATTTGGTCGAGGGAGTACGCGACATATTGACCAGCTTGCATGTGAGTACGCCGCAAGCGATTTATCCCCTATATTTTTGTTGGCAAACATTTCGTTT
This window contains:
- the Stim gene encoding stromal interaction molecule homolog isoform X1, which translates into the protein MRKDTIWNYSFIFICCVLKSISSQDHGSHTVSVVSNRYNTQQHQYKQNPNVAPRHSSHEAGSQSLHHSQSEHATHIAASHAGSGGEHSTHLEQNLHRSSYNLLSEAMSQAVSNEFSSMGSGSADGACADDDFDCYSGSVQDRFGMEAIASLHRQLDDDDNGNIDLSESDDFLREELKYDSGYEKRQKAFHFNDDMHISVKELWEAWLRSEVHNWTIEQTTDWLAQSVQLPQYVDLFKLHKVTGAALPRLAVNNLQYVGNVLGIKDPIHKQKISLKAMDVVLFGPPRETGTRWKDYILVTLLLSAIIGCWYAYQQNKNAKRHLRRMAQDMEGLQRAEQSLQEMQKELERARMEQENVATEKMDLERRLKEAPTLSSSNSDLEVQQLKKEIEMLRNELSRAEFELVDNCWAPPPQLQSWLQYTYELESKNHQKKRTSAEKQLQSAREACEKLRKKRSSLVGAFVSTHGKSIDDVDRSIVEARNALGDVTNELQERLHRWKQIETCLGLNIVNNNGLSYLENVLYGRNGGLQSSMGVSSTKGSRTRITNSTEDLDDESIQGKLNFENFSLLATE